A window from Variovorax sp. PBL-E5 encodes these proteins:
- a CDS encoding isocitrate lyase/PEP mutase family protein codes for MAETRPGVADKRRTFRQLHDSGCFVIPNPWDIGSARFLQGMGFKALATTSSGFGWSQGRADGAAPRDMVLEHLRTLVAATDLPMNADFESGFAHDPAGVAQSVRLAVETGVAGLSIEDATGDAAAPLYTIDEAVARIRAARGAIDKAGGDTLLVGRAEGFLHGRPDLDEAIARLQAYAQAGADCLYAPGIRTREQITAVVAAVAPKPFNLLVGWSSELTMKDIAEMGVRRVSVGGALARAAWGGFIRAARLIADEGRFDGFADAAPGGELNAFFRDDLARRE; via the coding sequence ATGGCCGAAACCAGACCCGGCGTCGCCGACAAGCGGCGCACCTTCCGGCAGCTGCACGACAGCGGCTGCTTCGTCATCCCCAACCCCTGGGACATCGGCAGCGCGCGCTTCCTGCAGGGCATGGGCTTCAAGGCGCTGGCGACCACCAGCTCGGGCTTCGGCTGGTCGCAGGGGCGCGCCGATGGCGCGGCGCCGCGGGACATGGTGCTCGAGCACCTGCGCACGCTCGTCGCCGCGACCGATCTGCCGATGAACGCCGATTTCGAGAGCGGCTTCGCGCACGATCCGGCCGGCGTCGCGCAGAGCGTGCGGCTGGCGGTGGAGACCGGCGTGGCCGGCCTGTCGATCGAGGACGCGACGGGCGACGCGGCCGCGCCGCTCTACACCATCGACGAGGCCGTCGCACGGATTCGCGCGGCGCGCGGCGCCATCGACAAGGCCGGCGGCGACACGCTGCTGGTCGGGCGCGCCGAGGGCTTCCTGCATGGCCGGCCGGACCTCGACGAAGCGATCGCGCGGCTGCAGGCCTATGCGCAGGCCGGCGCCGACTGCCTCTATGCGCCGGGCATCCGCACGCGAGAGCAGATCACCGCCGTCGTCGCCGCGGTCGCGCCCAAGCCCTTCAACCTGCTGGTCGGCTGGAGCAGCGAACTGACGATGAAGGACATCGCCGAGATGGGCGTGCGGCGTGTGAGTGTCGGCGGCGCGCTGGCGCGCGCGGCCTGGGGCGGGTTCATTCGCGCGGCCCGGCTCATCGCCGACGAAGGCCGCTTCGACGGTTTTGCCGATGCCGCGCCCGGCGGAGAACTCAACGCTTTCTTCCGCGACGATCTGGCCCGGCGCGAATAG
- the gcvP gene encoding aminomethyl-transferring glycine dehydrogenase, with the protein MPTPVQTSLPSLRYLENAEEFIARHIGIEAADEAPMLSAIGSKSRAELIDGIVPPAIRRRAPMRLPAPATEADALAELKAIAVKNKVARSFIGQGYYGTHTPGVILRNVLENPAWYTAYTPYQAEISQGRMEALLNFQTMVCDLTGMAIANASMLDEATAAAEAMTLARRSVKSKSNVFLVSGDCHPQTIEVIRTRAVPLGIEVRVSTVSETLPHLMASGAFFGVLAQYPATTGQVHDLRPLAGHAHQCEAAFCVAADLLALTLLAPPGEWDADIVCGTTQRFGMPMCNGGPHAAYLACRDAFKRSLPGRLVGVSVDTHGQPAYRLALQTREQHIRREKATSNICTAQVLPAVVASMYAAYHGPDGLRRIAQRVAALTAVLATGLEQMGRELVNGSAFDTLTVKIGDDAPKILERAHAASINLRQGLQHHLGISLDETTTRADIETLWALFVPTGTPMPRFDELAGSVVSRIPEDLRRTSAFLVHPVFNTHKSETAMLRYIRSLSDKDLALDRSMIPLGSCTMKLNATSEMIPITWPEFANIHPFAPAEQLQGYAQLDAQLRAWLCEATGYAGISLQPNAGSQGEYAGLLAIKAFHAAQGDSHRDICLIPSSAHGTNPASAQMAGMQVIVTACDAQGNVDMDDLQRACEKHAARLAAVMITYPSTHGVFETRVKELCELVHAHGGRVYVDGANMNALVGVAAPGEFGGDVSHLNLHKTFCIPHGGGGPGVGPVCVVEDLVPYLPGHATGGISSHGVGAVSAAPLGNAAVLPISWMYCRMMGASGLQAATETAILSANYISARLKEHYPTLYASPNGHVAHECILDLRSLKDTSGVTAEDVAKRLIDYGFHAPTLSFPVPGTLMVEPTESEPLAELDRFIDAMIAIRGEIRRIEEGVWPKDDNPLKHAPHTAASLLGSEWTRPYSRELGAFPLASLKAGKYWPPIGRVDNVYGDRNLFCSCVPIGAYPTN; encoded by the coding sequence ATGCCGACGCCCGTCCAGACCTCCTTACCCTCGCTGCGCTATCTCGAGAACGCCGAGGAATTCATTGCCCGCCACATCGGCATCGAAGCCGCCGACGAGGCACCCATGCTGTCCGCCATCGGCTCGAAGTCGCGCGCCGAACTGATCGACGGCATCGTGCCGCCGGCCATCCGCCGCCGCGCACCGATGCGTCTGCCGGCGCCGGCGACGGAGGCCGACGCGCTGGCCGAGCTCAAGGCCATCGCGGTCAAGAACAAGGTGGCGCGCAGCTTCATCGGCCAGGGCTACTACGGCACCCACACGCCCGGCGTGATCCTGCGCAACGTGCTGGAAAACCCCGCCTGGTACACCGCCTACACGCCCTACCAGGCCGAGATCTCGCAGGGCCGCATGGAGGCGCTGCTCAACTTCCAGACCATGGTCTGCGACCTCACGGGCATGGCGATCGCCAACGCCTCGATGCTCGACGAGGCCACCGCGGCGGCCGAGGCGATGACGCTGGCGCGGCGCAGCGTCAAGAGCAAGAGCAACGTGTTCCTGGTGTCGGGCGACTGCCACCCGCAGACCATCGAGGTGATCCGCACGCGCGCCGTGCCGCTCGGCATCGAGGTCCGGGTCAGCACGGTGTCGGAAACCCTGCCGCACCTGATGGCCAGCGGCGCCTTCTTCGGCGTGCTGGCGCAGTACCCCGCCACCACCGGCCAGGTGCATGACCTGCGTCCGCTGGCCGGCCATGCGCACCAGTGCGAGGCCGCCTTCTGCGTTGCGGCCGACCTGCTGGCGCTCACGCTGCTGGCGCCGCCCGGCGAATGGGATGCCGACATCGTCTGCGGCACCACGCAGCGCTTCGGCATGCCGATGTGCAACGGCGGCCCGCATGCGGCCTACCTGGCCTGCCGCGACGCGTTCAAGCGCTCGCTGCCCGGCCGCCTGGTGGGCGTGAGCGTCGATACGCACGGCCAGCCCGCCTACCGGCTCGCGCTGCAGACGCGCGAGCAGCACATCCGGCGCGAGAAGGCCACCTCCAACATCTGCACGGCACAGGTGCTGCCCGCGGTGGTGGCCAGCATGTATGCGGCCTACCACGGGCCCGATGGGCTGCGCCGCATCGCGCAACGCGTGGCCGCGCTCACCGCCGTGCTGGCGACCGGCCTCGAGCAGATGGGCCGTGAACTGGTCAACGGCAGCGCCTTCGACACCCTCACCGTCAAGATCGGCGACGACGCGCCGAAGATCCTGGAGCGCGCGCACGCCGCCAGCATCAACCTGCGTCAGGGGCTGCAGCATCACCTGGGCATCTCGCTCGACGAGACCACCACGCGCGCCGACATCGAGACGCTGTGGGCGCTCTTCGTGCCGACGGGCACGCCGATGCCGCGCTTCGACGAACTCGCGGGCTCGGTCGTCTCGCGCATTCCCGAGGACCTGCGCCGCACCAGCGCCTTCCTCGTGCATCCGGTGTTCAACACCCACAAGAGCGAGACCGCGATGCTGCGCTACATCCGCAGCCTGAGCGACAAGGATCTCGCGCTCGACCGCAGCATGATCCCGCTCGGCAGCTGCACGATGAAGCTCAACGCGACCAGCGAGATGATCCCGATCACCTGGCCCGAGTTCGCCAACATCCATCCCTTCGCGCCGGCCGAGCAATTGCAGGGCTATGCGCAGCTCGACGCCCAACTGCGCGCCTGGCTCTGCGAGGCGACCGGCTACGCGGGCATCAGCCTGCAGCCCAACGCCGGCTCGCAGGGCGAATACGCCGGCCTGCTGGCGATCAAGGCCTTCCATGCGGCGCAGGGGGACAGCCATCGCGACATCTGCCTGATCCCCTCCTCCGCCCACGGCACCAACCCGGCCAGCGCGCAGATGGCCGGCATGCAGGTGATCGTGACCGCCTGCGACGCGCAGGGCAACGTCGACATGGACGACCTGCAGCGCGCCTGCGAGAAGCACGCCGCCAGACTGGCCGCGGTGATGATCACCTACCCCAGCACGCACGGCGTGTTCGAGACGCGCGTGAAGGAGCTCTGCGAGCTCGTGCATGCGCACGGCGGCCGCGTCTACGTGGACGGCGCCAACATGAACGCGCTGGTCGGCGTGGCCGCACCGGGCGAGTTCGGCGGCGACGTGAGCCACCTGAACCTGCACAAGACCTTCTGCATTCCGCACGGCGGCGGCGGGCCGGGCGTGGGCCCGGTGTGCGTGGTCGAAGACCTCGTGCCCTATCTGCCCGGGCATGCGACCGGCGGCATCTCGTCGCACGGCGTAGGGGCCGTATCGGCTGCGCCGCTCGGCAATGCGGCCGTCCTTCCGATCAGCTGGATGTACTGCCGCATGATGGGCGCGAGCGGCCTGCAGGCCGCAACCGAGACCGCGATCCTGAGCGCCAACTACATCAGCGCGCGCCTCAAGGAGCACTACCCCACGCTCTATGCGAGCCCCAACGGCCACGTGGCGCACGAATGCATCCTCGACCTGCGCTCGCTCAAGGACACCAGCGGCGTGACGGCCGAGGACGTGGCCAAGCGGCTGATCGACTACGGCTTCCATGCGCCGACGCTGAGCTTCCCGGTGCCGGGCACGCTGATGGTCGAGCCGACCGAGAGCGAGCCGCTGGCTGAACTCGACCGCTTCATCGACGCGATGATCGCGATCCGCGGCGAGATTCGCCGCATCGAGGAAGGCGTCTGGCCGAAGGACGACAACCCGCTCAAGCACGCGCCGCACACCGCGGCCAGCCTGTTGGGCAGCGAATGGACGCGGCCCTACTCACGCGAGCTCGGCGCCTTTCCGCTGGCCAGCCTCAAGGCAGGCAAGTACTGGCCGCCGATCGGCCGTGTCGACAACGTCTACGGCGACCGCAACCTGTTCTGCAGCTGCGTGCCGATCGGCGCCTACCCGACGAACTGA
- the gcvT gene encoding glycine cleavage system aminomethyltransferase GcvT, with translation MASSSASASGDDLQKTPLYDLHVELGARMVPFAGYSMPVQYPAGLMAEHKHTRSAAGLFDISHMGQLRLVGPDAAAAFETLMPVDVVGLAAGRQRYGLLLNDDGGILDDLMFFNEGKDSLFVIVNGACKKADIAHITVKIGARCQVQPLPDHALLALQGPQAAATLARLSPGIERFVFMTGGAVQIGGIAAFVTRSGYTGEDGFEISVAAQDAEALARLLLAQAEVKPVGLGARNSLRLEAGLCLYGNDIDETTTPVEASLGWAMQKVRRAGGAREGGFPGAAKVLAQLVAASGTAGHLDHHTLKRKRVGLVALERVPVRDGTLLESFEGQPIGHVTSGLLGPTVDRPVAMAYVALAYAEPGTRIQAMVRGKAVPMEVSTMPFVPAHYFRG, from the coding sequence TTGGCCTCCTCATCCGCATCCGCATCCGGTGACGATCTTCAGAAGACACCGCTGTACGACCTGCACGTGGAACTCGGCGCACGCATGGTGCCCTTCGCCGGCTATTCGATGCCCGTGCAGTACCCGGCCGGCCTGATGGCCGAGCACAAGCACACGCGCAGTGCCGCCGGCCTGTTCGACATCTCGCACATGGGCCAGCTCCGGCTGGTCGGTCCCGACGCCGCGGCCGCGTTCGAAACCCTGATGCCGGTCGACGTCGTCGGGCTGGCGGCCGGCCGGCAGCGCTACGGCCTGCTGCTGAACGACGACGGCGGCATCCTCGACGACCTGATGTTCTTCAACGAAGGCAAGGATTCGCTCTTCGTGATCGTCAACGGCGCCTGCAAGAAGGCCGACATCGCCCACATCACCGTGAAGATCGGCGCACGCTGCCAGGTGCAGCCCCTGCCCGACCACGCCCTGCTGGCGCTGCAGGGGCCACAGGCTGCGGCGACGCTGGCGCGGCTGTCGCCAGGGATCGAGCGCTTCGTCTTCATGACCGGCGGTGCGGTGCAGATCGGCGGCATCGCCGCCTTCGTCACGCGCAGCGGCTACACCGGCGAGGACGGCTTCGAGATCTCGGTCGCCGCGCAGGACGCCGAGGCGCTGGCCCGCCTGCTGCTCGCGCAGGCCGAGGTCAAGCCCGTCGGCCTGGGCGCACGCAATTCGCTGCGGCTCGAAGCGGGGCTGTGCCTCTACGGCAACGACATCGACGAGACGACCACGCCGGTCGAGGCCTCGCTCGGGTGGGCGATGCAGAAGGTGCGCCGCGCCGGCGGCGCGCGCGAGGGCGGCTTTCCCGGCGCCGCGAAGGTGCTGGCGCAACTCGTCGCCGCCAGCGGCACGGCCGGCCACCTCGACCACCACACGCTCAAGCGCAAGCGCGTCGGCCTGGTGGCGCTGGAACGCGTGCCGGTGCGCGACGGCACGCTGCTCGAATCCTTCGAAGGCCAGCCGATCGGCCACGTGACCAGCGGCCTGCTCGGCCCCACGGTCGACCGGCCGGTCGCGATGGCCTATGTGGCGCTCGCCTACGCCGAACCCGGCACGCGCATCCAGGCCATGGTGCGCGGCAAGGCGGTGCCGATGGAAGTCAGCACCATGCCCTTCGTGCCCGCCCACTACTTCAGAGGCTGA
- a CDS encoding SDR family oxidoreductase encodes MAYSIDLSGRVAFITGASSGLGAQFAKTLARAGAAVVLASRRIEKLKELRARIEGEGGDAHVVELDVTDQGSIKAAVARAETEVGPIDILINNSGVSTTQRLQDVTPDDYDFIFDANVKGSFFVAQEIGKRMLARAKGAAPGTYIGGRIINIASVAALKVMPQIGVYCMSKAAVVQMTKAMALEWGRFGINVNALCPGYIATEINEEHWVTDGGVKLVNMLPRKRVGKPDDLDGLIVLLASAQSHFVNGAVIAADDGFAL; translated from the coding sequence ATGGCTTACAGCATCGATCTTTCCGGCCGCGTGGCCTTCATCACCGGCGCGTCGAGCGGTCTCGGCGCGCAGTTCGCCAAGACGCTGGCGCGCGCCGGCGCGGCGGTGGTGCTGGCCAGCCGCCGCATCGAGAAACTCAAGGAGCTGCGCGCCCGCATCGAGGGCGAGGGCGGCGACGCGCACGTGGTCGAGCTCGACGTGACGGACCAGGGCAGCATCAAGGCCGCCGTCGCGCGCGCCGAAACCGAGGTCGGCCCGATCGACATCCTGATCAACAACTCGGGCGTGAGCACCACGCAGCGCCTGCAGGACGTGACGCCCGACGACTACGACTTCATCTTCGACGCCAACGTCAAGGGCTCCTTCTTCGTGGCGCAGGAGATCGGCAAGCGCATGCTCGCGCGCGCCAAGGGCGCGGCGCCCGGCACCTACATCGGTGGGCGCATCATCAACATCGCCTCGGTGGCAGCGCTCAAGGTGATGCCGCAGATCGGCGTCTACTGCATGAGCAAGGCCGCGGTCGTGCAGATGACGAAGGCGATGGCGCTCGAGTGGGGCCGCTTCGGCATCAACGTGAACGCGCTGTGCCCGGGCTACATCGCGACCGAGATCAACGAGGAGCACTGGGTCACCGACGGTGGCGTCAAGCTCGTCAACATGCTGCCGCGCAAGCGCGTGGGCAAACCGGATGATCTCGATGGGCTGATCGTGCTCCTGGCCAGCGCGCAAAGTCATTTCGTCAACGGCGCGGTGATCGCGGCCGACGACGGCTTCGCCCTTTGA
- a CDS encoding substrate-binding protein has protein sequence MSESEDVNGASSIHRRGILKAGAAAAAGALLPGMAMADDYPALANYPAGVAGDSVFVGLPVDLTGPYSAEGADERRGYELAAEQLNAGHPNVLKISPLTKKGVLGKKIVLGVADAETKPNTAVQAATRFIHENKAMMISGSVSSAVAIALQKVCDREKTIYLAAISGSNETTGVDCQRYGFRLCHYAYSAAKAISPVLGQSLGKNRKAVYLVPDYTYGHTTHDSMVEFTAKEGWKEVGQQVHPLGAKDYSSYLINIANSGADTLVVIDYGLDAVNSIKQAKQFGILDKMKLVIPYMAPFLGEELGADIMQGVYGCMGFWWTLQDKYPIAKDFVSAFEAKYKDKPHDSAYIAYLNTVLWADAVERAKTFYAPEVIKAYEKGVKRQGPVGEVWFRGEDHQGVVNFPIVRGKKPADMKAKSDFFDIVTVVNGADVVAPVGLLGCKLGSYT, from the coding sequence ATGAGCGAGTCCGAAGATGTAAACGGCGCCAGCAGTATCCACCGAAGGGGGATCCTGAAGGCAGGGGCCGCGGCGGCAGCCGGTGCGCTGCTTCCCGGCATGGCGATGGCCGACGACTATCCGGCACTGGCCAACTACCCCGCAGGCGTCGCCGGCGACAGCGTGTTTGTCGGCCTGCCGGTCGACCTCACCGGCCCGTATTCGGCCGAGGGCGCGGACGAGCGGCGCGGCTACGAGCTCGCGGCAGAACAGCTCAACGCCGGCCATCCGAACGTGCTCAAGATCTCCCCGCTCACCAAGAAGGGCGTGCTCGGCAAGAAGATCGTGCTCGGCGTGGCCGATGCCGAGACCAAGCCCAACACCGCGGTGCAGGCGGCCACCCGCTTCATCCACGAGAACAAGGCGATGATGATCAGCGGCAGCGTCAGCAGCGCCGTCGCCATCGCATTGCAGAAGGTGTGCGACCGCGAGAAGACCATCTACCTCGCGGCCATCAGCGGCTCCAACGAAACCACCGGCGTCGACTGCCAGCGCTACGGCTTTCGCCTCTGCCATTACGCCTACTCCGCGGCCAAGGCGATCTCGCCGGTGCTCGGCCAGTCGCTCGGCAAGAACCGCAAGGCGGTGTACCTCGTGCCCGACTACACCTACGGCCACACCACGCACGACTCGATGGTCGAGTTCACCGCCAAGGAAGGCTGGAAAGAGGTCGGCCAGCAGGTCCATCCGCTGGGCGCCAAGGACTACAGCTCCTACCTCATCAACATCGCCAACAGCGGCGCCGACACGCTGGTCGTGATCGACTACGGCCTCGACGCGGTCAACTCCATCAAGCAGGCCAAGCAGTTCGGCATCCTCGACAAGATGAAGCTGGTCATTCCGTACATGGCGCCCTTCCTCGGCGAGGAGCTCGGCGCCGACATCATGCAGGGTGTCTACGGCTGCATGGGCTTCTGGTGGACGCTGCAGGACAAGTACCCGATCGCGAAGGACTTCGTCTCGGCCTTCGAGGCCAAGTACAAGGACAAGCCGCACGACTCGGCCTACATCGCCTACCTCAACACCGTGCTGTGGGCCGACGCCGTCGAGCGCGCCAAGACCTTCTATGCGCCCGAGGTGATCAAGGCCTACGAGAAGGGCGTCAAGCGCCAGGGCCCGGTCGGCGAGGTCTGGTTCCGCGGCGAGGACCACCAGGGCGTCGTCAACTTCCCGATCGTGCGCGGCAAGAAGCCGGCCGACATGAAGGCCAAGAGCGACTTCTTCGACATCGTCACCGTGGTCAACGGCGCCGATGTGGTTGCGCCGGTGGGATTGCTCGGCTGCAAGCTCGGTTCGTACACCTGA
- a CDS encoding MarR family transcriptional regulator: MIQVLEAELRRLAAFRVALRQFEFFSEQVSGKLGLTSQQYQALLVTLGDEGAVPFTLKVLAQKLNIKHNSAVGLVDRIEQLGLVVRRSCEDDRRSVRVELTARGKMVLNQLAIQHRRELHRVAPEFGRYFRHFARTVDETEWREPPRRGRKPAA; the protein is encoded by the coding sequence GTGATTCAAGTGCTTGAAGCGGAGTTGCGCCGGCTGGCCGCTTTCCGGGTGGCGTTGCGGCAGTTCGAGTTTTTCAGCGAGCAGGTGTCGGGCAAGCTCGGCCTGACCTCGCAGCAATACCAGGCGCTGCTCGTCACCCTGGGCGACGAGGGCGCCGTGCCGTTCACGCTGAAGGTGCTCGCGCAGAAGCTGAACATCAAGCACAACAGCGCCGTCGGCCTGGTCGATCGCATCGAGCAGCTGGGCCTGGTCGTGCGACGCTCGTGCGAAGACGATCGCCGCAGCGTGCGGGTGGAGCTCACCGCGCGCGGCAAGATGGTGCTCAATCAGCTGGCGATCCAGCATCGCCGCGAGCTGCATCGGGTCGCGCCGGAGTTCGGGCGCTATTTCCGCCATTTCGCGCGCACCGTGGACGAGACAGAATGGCGCGAGCCGCCACGCCGCGGCCGCAAGCCGGCCGCCTAG
- a CDS encoding DMT family transporter: MVGNFGMVDITAARFVVFGAAAALALGSRPAGVRWPRVRQGVAALGLSVLGFTGYYLLLAFSIAAAGTAVPSLIIGTIPVWMMLLGRPAGLRMQALLPGLLLTAAGIALMVAGAWPGESAGGIHFTWGLGLALLAMASWTAFGLLNAAWLQRHPDVHAADWANWLGIATGLGALLLWLAAGSDIGTLRAQPDVALFTVIALAGGIGSTWLATVLWNVASQRLSASLCGQLIVSETLFALLYSFLWDGRWPRAGEMAAALLFVLGILASIRAHR; this comes from the coding sequence ATGGTGGGCAACTTCGGCATGGTGGACATCACGGCCGCGCGCTTCGTGGTCTTCGGCGCGGCCGCGGCGCTCGCGCTCGGATCGCGGCCGGCCGGCGTGCGCTGGCCGCGCGTGCGGCAGGGTGTCGCGGCGCTCGGGCTCAGCGTGCTGGGCTTCACGGGCTATTACCTGCTGCTGGCCTTCTCGATCGCGGCCGCAGGCACGGCGGTGCCGAGCCTGATCATCGGCACGATCCCCGTCTGGATGATGCTGCTCGGGCGACCCGCCGGCCTGCGCATGCAGGCCTTGCTGCCGGGGCTGCTGCTCACGGCCGCAGGCATCGCGCTGATGGTCGCCGGTGCGTGGCCAGGAGAGAGCGCCGGCGGCATTCACTTCACGTGGGGCCTGGGACTGGCGCTGCTCGCGATGGCGAGCTGGACCGCCTTCGGCCTGCTCAACGCCGCCTGGCTGCAGCGCCATCCCGACGTCCACGCCGCCGACTGGGCCAACTGGCTCGGCATCGCGACCGGGCTCGGCGCGCTGCTGTTGTGGCTGGCGGCCGGATCGGACATCGGCACCCTGCGGGCGCAGCCCGACGTCGCGCTGTTCACCGTGATCGCACTGGCCGGCGGCATCGGTTCGACCTGGCTTGCGACCGTGCTGTGGAACGTCGCGAGCCAGCGGCTTTCCGCCAGCCTGTGCGGGCAGCTGATCGTGAGCGAGACGCTGTTCGCCTTGCTCTATTCCTTCCTGTGGGACGGGCGCTGGCCGCGTGCGGGCGAGATGGCCGCCGCGCTGCTGTTCGTCCTTGGCATCCTCGCATCCATCCGAGCACACCGATGA
- a CDS encoding electron transfer flavoprotein-ubiquinone oxidoreductase encodes MTHDEILAKFGPREAMEYDVVVVGAGPAGLSTAIHLKQLAASHGKEISVVVLEKGSEPGAHILSGAIMDPRALFELLPDWEELGAPLNQPVTRDTFLMLSEKGATRTPNFMLPHNFHNEGNYIVSLGNVVRWLAQQAEALGVEIFPGFPAAEVLYTDDGKVRGVATGNLGIGKDGEPTDNFQLGMELHAKYTVFAEGARGHLGRQLIAKYKLDEGKDPQAYGIGIKELWEIDPARHEPGLAIHTAGWPLPSDTYGGSFVYHAENNQLIIGYVVGLDYQNPYMSPFEEFQRFKTHPNIRWYFEGQDKGLKAPKRLSYGARAITAGGLLSLPKTVFPGGALVGCEAGYLNASRIKGSHAAIKTGMLVADAAYEAVMAGRQHDELTAYPAAFEKSWLRTELNKARNFKQWFKKGLAVGTVMTGIEQFVLRGHIPWTIHRTEADHQRLKRASASKKIAYPKPDNKLTFDRLSSVFVSNTNHEENQPAHLTLKDATVPTRINLPDYAGPESRYCPAGVYEFVPDEGGKERLQINAQNCVHCKTCDIKDPTQNIVWVTPEGGGGPNYVGM; translated from the coding sequence ATGACGCACGACGAAATACTTGCCAAGTTCGGCCCGAGGGAAGCCATGGAATACGACGTGGTCGTGGTCGGTGCCGGCCCCGCCGGCCTCTCGACCGCGATCCACCTGAAGCAACTGGCCGCATCCCACGGCAAGGAGATCTCGGTCGTCGTGCTCGAGAAGGGCTCGGAGCCCGGCGCGCACATCCTCTCCGGCGCCATCATGGATCCGCGCGCGCTGTTCGAACTGCTGCCCGACTGGGAAGAACTCGGCGCGCCGCTCAACCAGCCCGTCACCCGGGACACCTTCCTCATGCTCAGCGAGAAGGGCGCGACGCGCACGCCCAACTTCATGCTGCCGCACAACTTCCACAACGAAGGCAACTACATCGTCAGCCTCGGCAATGTGGTGCGCTGGCTGGCGCAGCAGGCCGAGGCGCTCGGCGTCGAGATCTTCCCGGGCTTTCCGGCGGCCGAGGTGCTCTACACCGACGACGGCAAGGTGCGCGGCGTCGCCACCGGCAATCTGGGCATCGGCAAGGACGGCGAGCCGACCGACAACTTCCAGCTCGGCATGGAGCTGCACGCCAAGTACACCGTGTTCGCCGAGGGCGCGCGCGGCCATCTCGGGCGCCAGCTGATCGCGAAGTACAAGCTGGACGAGGGCAAGGATCCGCAGGCCTACGGCATCGGCATCAAGGAACTGTGGGAGATCGATCCCGCGCGCCACGAGCCGGGCCTGGCCATCCACACCGCAGGCTGGCCGCTGCCGTCGGACACCTATGGCGGCTCCTTCGTCTACCACGCCGAGAACAACCAGCTGATCATCGGCTACGTGGTCGGGCTCGACTACCAGAACCCCTACATGAGCCCCTTCGAGGAGTTCCAGCGCTTCAAGACGCATCCCAACATCCGCTGGTATTTCGAAGGCCAGGACAAGGGCCTCAAGGCGCCCAAGCGCCTGAGCTACGGCGCACGCGCGATCACCGCCGGCGGCCTGCTCTCGCTGCCCAAGACGGTGTTCCCCGGCGGCGCGCTGGTCGGCTGCGAGGCCGGCTACCTGAACGCGAGCCGCATCAAGGGCAGCCATGCCGCCATCAAGACCGGCATGCTGGTGGCCGACGCGGCCTACGAGGCCGTGATGGCCGGCCGGCAGCACGACGAACTCACGGCCTACCCCGCGGCCTTCGAGAAGAGCTGGCTGCGCACCGAACTCAACAAGGCACGCAACTTCAAGCAGTGGTTCAAGAAGGGCCTGGCGGTCGGCACGGTGATGACCGGCATCGAGCAGTTCGTGCTGCGCGGCCACATCCCATGGACGATTCACCGCACCGAGGCCGATCACCAGCGCCTCAAGCGGGCATCGGCCAGCAAGAAGATCGCCTACCCGAAACCGGACAACAAGCTCACCTTCGACCGGCTGTCGTCGGTCTTCGTGAGCAACACCAACCACGAAGAGAACCAGCCCGCGCACCTGACGCTCAAGGACGCGACGGTGCCGACCCGGATCAACCTGCCCGACTACGCCGGCCCCGAGAGCCGCTACTGTCCCGCCGGCGTGTACGAGTTCGTGCCGGATGAGGGCGGCAAGGAGCGCCTGCAGATCAATGCGCAGAACTGCGTGCATTGCAAGACCTGCGACATCAAGGATCCGACGCAGAACATCGTGTGGGTGACGCCCGAGGGCGGCGGCGGGCCGAACTACGTCGGCATGTGA
- the gcvH gene encoding glycine cleavage system protein GcvH — MTIKYTKDHEWVQPGDGNTATVGITLHAQDALGDVVFVDLPPIGKTFAQGEIAGVVESVKAAADVFMPVSGEITEVNEALRADPSLANSDPTGAGWFFKVRLGEPAQLDALLDATAYQKFADEA, encoded by the coding sequence ATGACCATCAAGTACACCAAGGACCACGAATGGGTCCAGCCCGGGGACGGCAACACCGCCACGGTCGGCATCACGCTGCATGCGCAGGATGCGCTCGGCGACGTGGTCTTCGTCGACCTGCCCCCGATCGGCAAGACCTTCGCGCAGGGCGAGATCGCCGGCGTGGTCGAGTCGGTCAAGGCCGCGGCCGACGTGTTCATGCCCGTGTCGGGCGAGATCACCGAAGTCAACGAAGCGCTGCGCGCCGACCCTTCGCTGGCCAACAGCGACCCGACCGGTGCCGGCTGGTTCTTCAAGGTGCGCCTCGGCGAGCCGGCGCAGCTCGACGCGCTGCTCGACGCCACGGCCTATCAGAAATTCGCCGACGAAGCCTGA